One window of the Corticium candelabrum chromosome 7, ooCorCand1.1, whole genome shotgun sequence genome contains the following:
- the LOC134182166 gene encoding myb-like protein X isoform X2, translating to MSSRRAKSCLQACLSLSVVSIIVYAFYVNRTLSQRVAASERKSSQHAKHVEQLGSQMQVVSEHRSRLERQTRRDTDIINQLKRESVERERELLGQLREQSDEASRKHALLSKQHTTLQKQHEELKDKFQKMEVSHNKLSATHTQAVHDHNEQYLKLKEQKSDEVTRLSDTLSKVTSDKTVALTDLRKSQENLALLHSNHLKLKDENNNLKREHVRLQSAYNKNTERYRKLSSLVENLKATVERQEVIRSTSLIKKQPEHDVKQHHKPPTLTHRTADDKQGNVAHSERLTHNKQQGYQRNAATTDTREVIPGVHHQQVKSKDDGTLPQQHKDVDDDHEEKHETAVDAETEREKDGGDAVNVRNSIKVRKGDEESESKDVEDVDDKKEEEQVTVPAVVEVKKEQDLDINGEGGEREETDDNNGNEKEGKEEEHSDEGDERRTNQQQDKTNERENVGIVDKGGEGDEGGEGDESDEAVREVKKEQDLDINGEGGEREETDDNNGNEKEGKEEEHSDEGDERRTNQQQDKTNERENVGIVDKGGEGDEGGEGDESDEAVRVETKSQSDEREQNPRQQSDTEGKEKEQDSDQQWEEQMRHEEQADHAMWQQQPPDKKQTYDDDDGDGVTKFHADTTKEREDINDRKVDHGDTEDTAEEGPDINGREIDHEDEDTEDRSKDKKRNIDEYEGKLSPLNGRADDSHVTEPNKYSKTESEEDEDDEQEEQDRDDTSKKGNVIVIPHNMDMDTKRLEEEEEEAAGQEEFDKQEDPNQDINEDGKIDNQNVNPVNRDSEALYNKFEAEKQQHDGDGNRDREVVTHDDRSWEENPDGVENKMEGKEEDEKDYQEGERQVEEEDEDEDEDEDERGRDDNDQNAGDANKHENDEELLQDDYDEREAGGDVNKELAGNNDNKHDNGDYEDEADNLGNEHEEEEEEEMKEDDNTDNDRNTFDQQERHREM from the exons ATGAGCAGTCGTCGCGCTAAAAGCTGCCTGCAGGCgtgcctgtctctgtctgtcgtaTCCATCATTGTCTACGCATTTTATGTCAACAGGACATTGTCTCAGCGAGTGGCTGCATCTGAACGAAAGTCATCTCAGCACGCCAAGCATGTCGAGCAGTTGGGAAGTCAAATGCAAG TTGTCAGTGAGCATCGATCCCGTCTTGAACGTCAGACGCGTCGAGACACAGACATTATCAACCAACTGAAGAGAG AATCTGTGGAACGGGAACGGGAACTGCTGGGTCAGCTGCGAGAGCAGAGTGACGAAGCGAGCAGAAAACACGCTTTGCTTAGCAAACAACACACTACACTTCAA AAACAGCACGAGGAATTAAAGGACAAGTTTCAGAAAATGGAAGTTTCACATAACAAACTTTCAGCCACTCACACACAAGCCGTTCATGACCATAATGAACAATATTTAAAGTTAAAAGAACAGAAAAGTGATGAGGTGACGAGATTGTCTGATACTCTTAGCAAGGTGACATCAGATAAGACAGTTGCTCTCACTGATTTGCGGAAATCACAAGAGAATTTGGCATTATTACACTCGAATCATCTGAAATTGAAA gaTGAAAATAATAATTTGAAGAGAGAACATGTAAGGCTTCAATCGGcttacaacaagaacacaGAACGATACAGAAAACTGTCAAGTCTGGTGGAGAACTTGAAGGCAACTGTAGAACGGCAAGAGGTCATTAGATCAACTAGCTTG ATTAAAAAACAACCTGAACATGATGTCAAGCAACATCATAAACCACCAACACTCACACATAGAACAGCAGATGACAAGCAAGGCAATGTTGCTCATTCCGAGCGtctgacacacaacaaacaacaaggaTATCAACGAAACGCAGCTACTACAGACACAAGAGAGGTAATTCCTGGTGTTCACCATCAACAGGTAAAGTCAAAGGATGACGGTACTTTACCTCAGCAACACAAAGATGTCGATGATGATCACGAAGAGAAACATGAAACTGCAGTTGATgcagaaacagagagagaaaaagaTGGTGGAGATGCAGTGAATGTAAGAAATAGCATTAAAGTGCGTAAAGGTGATGAGGAGAGTGAGAGTAAAGACGTTGAAGATGTTGATGATAAGAAAGAGGAAGAGCAAGTTACAGTACCTGCAGTAGTTGAGGTGAAAAAAGAGCAAGATCTTGATATCAATGGAGAAGGTGGTGAAAGGGAGGAAACTGATGACAACAATGGCAACGAGAAGGAAggaaaagaagaagaacattCAGACGAAGGAGATGAAAGACGTACTAATCAACAGcaagacaaaacaaatgaaCGTGAGAACGTCGGAATTGTGGATAAAGGTGGTGAAGGTGATGAAGGTGGCGAAGgtgatgaaagtgatgaagCAGTCAGGGAGGTGAAAAAAGAGCAAGATCTTGATATCAATGGAGAAGGTGGTGAAAGGGAGGAAACTGATGACAACAATGGCAACGAGAAGGAAggaaaagaagaagaacattCAGACGAAGGAGATGAAAGACGTACTAATCAACAGcaagacaaaacaaatgaaCGTGAGAACGTCGGAATTGTGGATAAAGGTGGTGAAGGTGATGAAGGTGGCGAAGgtgatgaaagtgatgaagCAGTCAGGGTTGAAACAAAGTCACAAAGTGATGAACGAGAGCAGAACCCGAGACAGCAATCTGACACTGAGGGGAAAGAGAAGGAGCAGGATTCTGATCAACAATGGGAAGAACAGATGAGACATGAAGAGCAAGCAGACCATGCCATGTGGCAACAACAACCACcagacaagaaacagacatatgatgatgatgatggtgatggtgtAACGAAATTTCATGCTGATACAACAAAGGAGAGAGAAGACATTAATGACAGGAAAGTAGATCATGGAGATACTGAAGATACGGCAGAGGAGGGACCAGACATCAATGGGAGAGAAATAGACCATGAAGATGAAGATACTGAAGATCGTTCGAAAGACAAAAAGAGGAACATAGATGAATATGAAGGTAAACTGTCTCCTTTGAATGGAAGAGCAGACGACTCACATGTCACCGaaccaaacaaatacagcaaaaCAGAATCtgaagaagatgaagatgacgaACAGGAGGAACAAGATAGAGACGATACATCAAAGAAAGGTAATGTTATTGTTATACCACACAACATGGATATGGATACAAAACGTttagaagaggaagaggaagaagcTGCAGGACAGGAAGaatttgacaaacaagaagatcCAAATCAGGATATAAATGAAGACGGAAAAATAGACAATCAAAATGTCAATCCAGTCAACAGAGATTCTGAGGCTTTATATAACAAGTTTGAAGCAGAGAAACAGCAACATGATGGTGATGGCAACAGAGACAGGGAAGTTGTGACACACGATGATCGATCATGGGAAGAGAATCCAGATGGAGTGGAGAACAAAATGGAAGGCaaagaagaagatgagaaagACTATCAAGAAGGGGAAAGACAAGTAGAAGAAGAGGATGAGGATGAGGATGAGGACGAAGACGAGAGAGGACGAGATGACAACGACCAAAATGCAGGCGATGCTAACAAACATGag AATGATGAAGAGCTGCTGCAAGATGATTATGACGAACGAGAG GCAGGTGGCGATGTGAATAAGGAACTGGCAGGAaataatgacaacaaacatgacAATGGTGATTATGAGGACGAGGCTGACAATTTGGGCAACGAACatgaagaggaggaggaagaggaaaTGAAAGAGGATGATAATACTGATAATGACAGAAACACCTTTGATCAGCAAGAAAGACATAGAGAAATGTAG